A genomic region of Melanotaenia boesemani isolate fMelBoe1 chromosome 21, fMelBoe1.pri, whole genome shotgun sequence contains the following coding sequences:
- the LOC121632872 gene encoding elongation of very long chain fatty acids protein 6-like isoform X1, which produces MNVSGLSSCDFERHFDERRAAEWMQENWSKSFMLCGLYAALVFGGQHFMRERPKLNLRRPLALWSLSLAVFSIIGAVRTGSYMLHVLTHGSFKESVCDNSFYRAPITKFWAYAFAISKAPELGDTMFIILRKQRLIFLHWYHHITVLLYSWYSYKDQVAGGSWFMTMNYMVHSLMYTYYAARAAGLRVPRPCAMIITVAQILQMAMGLAVLGLVYLWMHEVRCPSNMGNITWGSLMYLSYLVLFALFFYNSYLKDSSRDKGSKAE; this is translated from the exons atgaaCGTGAGCGGGCTCAGCAGTTGTGATTTCGAGCGGCATTTCGACGAAAGACGAGCTGCGGAATGGATGCAAGAAAACTG GAGCAAGTCATTTATGCTCTGTGGCCTGTATGCTGCACTCGTGTTTGGCGGCCAGCACTTCATGAGAGAAAGGCCGAAGCTGAACCTGCGGCGGCCGTTAGCGCTGTGGTCTCTAAGCCTGGCCGTCTTCAG TATCATTGGAGCAGTCAGGACTGGATCATACATGTTGCACGTCCTCACACATGGCAGCTTCAAAGAGTCTGTGTGTGACAACAGTTTCTACCGAGCCCCCATCACCAAGTTCTGGGCATACGCCTTTGCTATTAGCAAAGCCCCTGAGCTGG GAGACACCATGTTCATCATCTTGCGGAAGCAGCGCCTCATCTTCCTGCACTGGTACCACCACATCACTGTGCTGCTTTACTCCTGGTACTCCTACAAGGACCAGGTGGCAGGCGGCAGCTGGTTCATGACCATGAACTACATGGTTCACTCCCTCATGTACACCTACTACGCAGCACGAGCGGCCGGCCTGCGGGTGCCCCGCCCCTGTGCCATGATCATCACAGTCGCGCAGATCCTGCAGATGGCAATGGGCCTGGCCGTCCTGGGCCTGGTTTACCTCTGGATGCATGAGGTGCGCTGTCCCTCCAACATGGGCAACATTACTTGGGGCTCACTCATGTACCTCAGCTACTTGGTCCTTTTTGCCTTGTTCTTCTACAACAGCTACCTCAAAGACTCCTCAAGGGATAAAGGATCCAAGGCAGAGTAA
- the LOC121632872 gene encoding elongation of very long chain fatty acids protein 6-like isoform X2: MLCGLYAALVFGGQHFMRERPKLNLRRPLALWSLSLAVFSIIGAVRTGSYMLHVLTHGSFKESVCDNSFYRAPITKFWAYAFAISKAPELGDTMFIILRKQRLIFLHWYHHITVLLYSWYSYKDQVAGGSWFMTMNYMVHSLMYTYYAARAAGLRVPRPCAMIITVAQILQMAMGLAVLGLVYLWMHEVRCPSNMGNITWGSLMYLSYLVLFALFFYNSYLKDSSRDKGSKAE; encoded by the exons ATGCTCTGTGGCCTGTATGCTGCACTCGTGTTTGGCGGCCAGCACTTCATGAGAGAAAGGCCGAAGCTGAACCTGCGGCGGCCGTTAGCGCTGTGGTCTCTAAGCCTGGCCGTCTTCAG TATCATTGGAGCAGTCAGGACTGGATCATACATGTTGCACGTCCTCACACATGGCAGCTTCAAAGAGTCTGTGTGTGACAACAGTTTCTACCGAGCCCCCATCACCAAGTTCTGGGCATACGCCTTTGCTATTAGCAAAGCCCCTGAGCTGG GAGACACCATGTTCATCATCTTGCGGAAGCAGCGCCTCATCTTCCTGCACTGGTACCACCACATCACTGTGCTGCTTTACTCCTGGTACTCCTACAAGGACCAGGTGGCAGGCGGCAGCTGGTTCATGACCATGAACTACATGGTTCACTCCCTCATGTACACCTACTACGCAGCACGAGCGGCCGGCCTGCGGGTGCCCCGCCCCTGTGCCATGATCATCACAGTCGCGCAGATCCTGCAGATGGCAATGGGCCTGGCCGTCCTGGGCCTGGTTTACCTCTGGATGCATGAGGTGCGCTGTCCCTCCAACATGGGCAACATTACTTGGGGCTCACTCATGTACCTCAGCTACTTGGTCCTTTTTGCCTTGTTCTTCTACAACAGCTACCTCAAAGACTCCTCAAGGGATAAAGGATCCAAGGCAGAGTAA